The proteins below come from a single Chrysoperla carnea chromosome 1, inChrCarn1.1, whole genome shotgun sequence genomic window:
- the LOC123305318 gene encoding uncharacterized protein LOC123305318 — MWAITLLMFMVAFVSHPSKGANSGWNDTPNTQYHIQTDEGPERFFRYQTISGQYRKEKRLQDGTVVGTTGWVDPNGYLRLQDYIADREGYRILKSKMVFVGQNEPIQKAVAVSKNVPAQNGILVSPGIESSTISPRPTATPSYVRVSPNSIETSTKSPLSIPRVEIVHNGFGGGSTTDSSYYGSTTPSPIDSTEAILIGGGYSTTVPPPSSTYLPVSTTLAPPLPSSTYLPSSTYSPSSTPRYGSSTPRPFASPNSIPYTPRFPPRKPQYISDPYQDLGEYTGNPNNEHQWAYQVGGKPPAPSNKGYNQIGNGYTPQYQEYDGVSVTRNGFRYYLPRLYHEEETLPDNDRHGSFGYIDPFGIRRVVYYNAGAKTGFTHRKNNRYVGFDATPYDPRPY, encoded by the coding sequence aTGTTTATGGTAGCCTTTGTTTCGCATCCATCAAAAGGTGCCAATAGCGGTTGGAATGACACACCAAATACACAATACCATATACAAACTGATGAAGGGCCTGAAAGATTCTTTCGGTACCAAACAATAAGTGGGCAATATCGCAAAGAAAAACGTTTACAAGATGGCACAGTAGTTGGTACCACCGGTTGGGTAGACCCAAATGGTTATTTACGCTTACAAGATTATATTGCTGACCGTGAAGGTTATCGaatattaaaatccaaaatgGTATTTGTCGGACAAAATGAACCAATACAAAAAGCTGTAGCAGTTAGTAAAAATGTACCGGCTCAAAATGGAATACTTGTATCACCTGGAATTGAATCTTCAACAATCTCACCACGGCCCACTGCTACACCTAGCTATGTACGAGTATCACCGAATTCAATCGAAACGAGTACGAAATCACCCTTATCCATTCCACGTGTTGAAATTGTACATAATGGTTTTGGAGGTGGATCAACAACGGATTCATCGTATTATGGATCCACAACTCCATCACCAATTGATAGTACAGAAGCTATTTTGATCGGTGGAGGTTATTCAACAACAGTGCCTCCCCCAAGTAGTACGTACCTGCCTGTTTCAACAACCTTAGCACCACCATTGCCTTCCAGCACTTATTTACCTTCTAGTACTTATTCACCTTCCAGTACTCCTCGCTACGGTTCGTCAACCCCAAGACCTTTTGCAAGTCCAAATTCTATTCCATACACACCACGATTCCCACCAAGAAAACCTCAATATATTTCAGATCCATATCAAGATTTAGGGGAATACACTGGCAATCCAAATAATGAGCATCAATGGGCATATCAAGTTGGAGGTAAACCACCTGCGCCCTCGAATAAGGGGTATAATCAAATTGGAAATGGCTACACACCACAATATCAAGAATATGATGGAGTTTCAGTTACCCGCAATGGCTTTAGATACTATTTACCACGATTGTATCATGAAGAAGAAACATTACCGGATAATGATAGACATGGAAGTTTTGGATATATTGATCCATTTGGTATACGAAGAGTTGTGTATTATAATGCAGGAGCTAAAACTGGATTCACACACAGAAAAAATAATCGTTATGTTGGTTTTGATGCGACACCTTATGATCCAAGACCGTACTAA